From Halostella salina, one genomic window encodes:
- a CDS encoding phosphatase PAP2 family protein, producing the protein MSRGGAAVDALRELLPESVAAAFALVTQLGDIWLYVLILSLLYWYWDRDRAARIVGVALGAVALTLALKHAFALPRPPVAPPALPAAVPAAFEPVYAETVSAESYGFPSGHAVGSAAVWGALALWTDVGTRRQRFAAAGGLVVVISLSRLVLGVHYLVDVVAGVAVGAAYLAGIAAAVDRVEDGPALAFGAATVAGVVAVAVSGGATDPLAAFGAAAGALAAWHLVAVPAEPWPRSTVGVGYALVTAAVLGAVAALWLVVPLPRVAVVAVAALGVGGIIVAPGAVVRTKKA; encoded by the coding sequence ATGAGCCGCGGTGGCGCGGCGGTCGACGCCCTCCGCGAACTGCTGCCCGAGAGCGTCGCGGCCGCCTTCGCGCTGGTGACCCAGCTGGGCGACATCTGGCTGTACGTCCTGATCCTCTCACTGCTGTACTGGTACTGGGACCGCGACCGCGCCGCCCGGATCGTCGGGGTCGCGCTCGGCGCGGTGGCGCTGACGCTGGCGCTCAAGCACGCCTTCGCGCTCCCCCGGCCCCCAGTCGCGCCGCCAGCGCTACCGGCGGCGGTGCCGGCCGCGTTCGAACCGGTGTACGCCGAGACCGTCAGCGCCGAGAGCTACGGCTTCCCGAGCGGCCACGCGGTCGGCAGCGCCGCAGTGTGGGGCGCGCTGGCCCTGTGGACCGACGTGGGAACCCGCCGGCAGCGGTTCGCCGCCGCAGGGGGGCTGGTCGTCGTCATCTCCCTCTCGCGGCTGGTGCTTGGCGTCCACTACCTGGTCGACGTGGTCGCCGGCGTGGCCGTCGGCGCGGCGTATTTGGCGGGGATAGCGGCCGCCGTCGACCGCGTCGAGGACGGGCCGGCGCTCGCGTTCGGCGCGGCGACGGTCGCGGGGGTCGTCGCGGTCGCGGTCAGCGGCGGCGCGACGGACCCGCTCGCAGCGTTCGGCGCGGCCGCCGGCGCGCTGGCCGCGTGGCACCTCGTGGCGGTCCCGGCGGAGCCGTGGCCCCGATCGACCGTCGGCGTCGGCTACGCGCTCGTCACGGCCGCTGTGCTCGGTGCGGTCGCGGCGCTCTGGCTCGTCGTCCCGCTGCCGCGGGTGGCAGTCGTCGCGGTGGCGGCGCTGGGCGTCGGCGGTATCATCGTCGCACCCGGTGCAGTCGTCCGGACGAAAAAAGCGTAG
- the ilvA gene encoding threonine ammonia-lyase, translating into MLDISDVREARERVSETARRTPLDYSHTFSTMTGAEVSLKLENFQRTGSFKIRGATNRIKTLTDAEKTAGVVTASAGNHAQGVALAASRVGVDSKIVMPENAPISKIKATRSYGAEVVLHGADYDEAAERAHEIERAEDRTYVHAFDDEMVMAGQGTIGLEIVEDCPEVDTVVVPIGGGGLISGIATAVKAYDPEIRVVGVQAEGASSVATSLQKGAIHELDAVDTIADGIATRSVGERPFEVIQERVDEVATVPDGDIAMAITHLLERSKTMVEGAGAVPLAAVLEGHLDYDEDEVIVPALCGGNIDLNMLTTVIMRGLVETGRYLKVRTVLEDQPGSLENLLEVIADMRANIYAIQHDRTSREIGMSDTEVELDLETRGPEHVDRLLAELRDQGYEVDVLV; encoded by the coding sequence ATGCTCGATATTTCGGACGTTCGCGAGGCCCGCGAACGGGTGTCCGAGACGGCACGCCGGACGCCGCTCGACTACTCCCACACCTTCTCGACGATGACCGGTGCGGAGGTGTCCCTGAAACTGGAGAACTTCCAGCGGACGGGGTCGTTCAAGATCCGCGGGGCGACGAACCGGATCAAGACGCTTACGGACGCCGAAAAAACTGCGGGCGTCGTCACGGCCAGCGCGGGCAACCACGCGCAGGGCGTCGCGCTTGCCGCCTCGCGGGTCGGGGTCGACTCGAAGATCGTCATGCCGGAGAACGCGCCGATCTCCAAGATCAAGGCGACGCGGAGCTACGGCGCTGAGGTGGTGCTCCACGGCGCGGACTACGACGAGGCGGCCGAGCGCGCCCACGAGATAGAGCGCGCGGAGGACCGGACGTACGTCCACGCGTTCGACGACGAGATGGTGATGGCCGGTCAGGGGACGATCGGCCTGGAGATCGTCGAGGACTGCCCGGAGGTCGACACCGTCGTCGTCCCCATCGGCGGCGGCGGGCTGATCAGCGGTATCGCCACCGCGGTCAAGGCGTACGACCCCGAGATCCGGGTGGTCGGCGTACAGGCCGAAGGGGCATCCTCCGTCGCCACCTCGCTGCAGAAGGGCGCGATCCACGAACTCGACGCCGTCGACACGATCGCGGACGGTATCGCCACCCGGAGCGTCGGCGAACGCCCGTTCGAGGTGATCCAGGAGCGCGTCGACGAGGTCGCCACGGTGCCCGACGGCGACATCGCCATGGCGATCACCCATCTGCTCGAACGCTCGAAGACGATGGTGGAGGGCGCGGGTGCGGTCCCGCTGGCGGCGGTGCTGGAGGGCCACCTCGACTACGACGAGGACGAGGTCATCGTCCCCGCGCTCTGTGGCGGGAACATCGACCTGAACATGCTAACGACGGTGATCATGCGCGGCCTGGTTGAGACCGGCCGGTACCTGAAGGTGCGCACCGTCCTGGAGGACCAGCCCGGATCCCTTGAGAACCTGCTCGAAGTCATCGCCGACATGCGCGCGAACATCTACGCCATCCAGCACGACCGCACCTCCCGGGAGATCGGCATGAGCGACACGGAGGTCGAACTCGACCTGGAGACCCGCGGTCCCGAGCACGTCGACCGCTTGCTGGCGGAGCTGCGGGACCAGGGGTACGAGGTCGACGTGCTGGTGTAG
- the glnA gene encoding type I glutamate--ammonia ligase yields the protein MTTGNLADEADGLTEAEEAVLEEIEEENVKFVRLQFTDITGTVKNVSIPAGQVEKAFKEGIWFDGSSIEGFVRIQESDMRLEPDPETFAVLPWRTDDNAASARLICDVANTDGTPFEGGPRQVLKSVIERAESMGYEISIGPEPEFFLFEKDEHGKATTNPHDSGGYFDLAPKDLASDVRREIIFTLEDMGFEIEASHHEVAEGQHEINFKYDDALGTADNIATFRAVVRAVAEQHDLHATFMPKPIGEINGSGMHSHISLFDEDGNAFADDDDEFNLSELAYNFMGGVLNHAQAFTAVTNPTVNSYKRLVPGYEAPVYIAWSDVNRSALIRVPDAAGTSARFEIRSPDPSCNPYLAYAAVISAGLEGIENDADPGDPVREDIYEFDDEKREEYGIETLPPNLGAAVDALEEDEVITEALGDHVSEKFAEAKNADYADYKTHVSSWEEEKYLEKF from the coding sequence ATGACAACCGGAAATCTTGCAGACGAGGCCGATGGCCTCACCGAGGCGGAGGAAGCGGTGTTAGAGGAGATCGAGGAGGAGAACGTCAAGTTCGTCCGGCTGCAGTTCACCGACATCACCGGCACGGTCAAGAACGTCTCCATCCCGGCGGGGCAGGTCGAGAAAGCGTTCAAAGAGGGCATCTGGTTCGACGGCTCCTCGATCGAGGGGTTCGTCCGGATCCAGGAGTCGGACATGCGCCTCGAACCCGACCCCGAGACGTTCGCGGTCCTCCCGTGGCGGACCGACGACAACGCGGCCAGCGCCCGTCTCATCTGTGACGTGGCAAACACCGACGGGACGCCGTTCGAGGGCGGCCCACGGCAGGTCCTGAAAAGCGTCATTGAGCGCGCCGAGTCGATGGGCTACGAGATCTCCATCGGTCCCGAGCCGGAGTTCTTCCTGTTCGAGAAGGACGAGCACGGGAAGGCGACGACAAATCCCCACGACTCCGGCGGCTACTTCGACCTCGCGCCCAAGGACCTCGCGTCCGACGTGCGCCGCGAGATCATCTTCACGCTGGAGGACATGGGCTTCGAGATCGAGGCCAGCCACCACGAGGTCGCCGAGGGCCAACACGAGATCAACTTCAAGTACGACGACGCGCTGGGCACGGCCGACAACATCGCGACGTTCCGCGCGGTCGTCCGCGCCGTCGCCGAGCAGCACGACCTGCACGCGACGTTCATGCCCAAGCCGATCGGCGAGATCAACGGCTCCGGCATGCACAGCCACATCTCGCTGTTCGACGAGGACGGCAACGCCTTCGCCGACGACGACGACGAGTTCAACCTCTCGGAGCTCGCGTACAACTTCATGGGCGGCGTCCTGAACCACGCCCAGGCGTTCACGGCCGTCACGAACCCGACCGTCAACTCCTACAAGCGCCTCGTCCCCGGTTACGAGGCCCCGGTGTACATCGCGTGGTCCGACGTGAACCGCTCGGCGCTGATCCGCGTCCCCGACGCGGCCGGCACGAGCGCCCGGTTCGAGATCCGCAGCCCGGACCCGTCGTGTAACCCCTACCTCGCGTACGCCGCGGTCATCTCCGCCGGCCTGGAGGGCATCGAGAACGACGCCGACCCCGGCGACCCGGTCCGCGAGGACATCTACGAGTTCGACGACGAGAAGCGGGAGGAGTACGGCATCGAGACGCTCCCCCCGAACCTCGGCGCGGCCGTCGACGCCCTGGAGGAGGACGAGGTCATCACCGAAGCGCTGGGCGACCACGTCAGCGAGAAGTTCGCCGAGGCGAAGAACGCCGACTACGCGGACTACAAGACCCACGTCAGCTCGTGGGAGGAGGAGAAGTACCTGGAGAAGTTCTAA
- the thsB gene encoding thermosome subunit beta, translating into MQQGQPMIVMSEESQRVKDQDAQNYNISAARAVAEAVRSTLGPKGMDKMLVDSMGDVTITNDGVTILQEMDIDNPTAEMIIEVAETQEDEAGDGTTTAVAIAGELLKNAEDLLEQDIHPTAIIRGFHLASEQAREEVNNVAEDVDADDEELLRSVAETSMTGKGAELNKEHLSQLIVDAVSAVTVDDTPDLEFLNIETQTGRSAGESELINGGTVSKDPVHDDMPTSVEDADVLLLDQAIEVEETNVDTEVSVTDPDQLQQFLDQEEEQLKEKVDKIAASGADVVFCQKGIDDLAQHYLAKEGILAVRRAKKSDIEFLKEVVGANIVSDLNSLSADDLGFGDVTRDAEDELFYVTGEDTHGVTLILRGSTDHVVDELERGVNDALDVVAQTVSDGRVVAGGGAIEVEVASRLRDFADGVEGREQLAVEAFADSLELVPRVLAENAGLDSIDTLVDLRADHEAGDVRAGLNVFSSSVEDTFDAGVVEPAHAKEQALSSATEAANLVLKIDDIISAGDLSTDKEDDEAGGPGGAGGMGGMGGGMGGMM; encoded by the coding sequence ATGCAGCAGGGGCAGCCGATGATCGTAATGAGCGAGGAGTCCCAGCGCGTCAAGGACCAGGACGCGCAGAACTACAACATCTCCGCGGCGCGTGCGGTGGCGGAGGCGGTTCGCTCCACGCTCGGCCCGAAAGGAATGGACAAGATGCTCGTCGACTCGATGGGTGACGTGACCATCACGAACGACGGCGTCACCATCCTCCAGGAGATGGACATCGACAACCCGACGGCCGAGATGATCATCGAGGTCGCCGAGACACAGGAGGACGAGGCCGGTGACGGCACCACGACGGCCGTCGCCATCGCCGGTGAGCTCCTGAAGAACGCCGAGGACCTCCTCGAACAGGACATCCACCCGACGGCGATCATCCGCGGGTTCCACCTCGCAAGCGAGCAGGCCCGCGAGGAGGTCAACAACGTCGCCGAGGACGTCGACGCCGACGACGAGGAGCTGCTCCGCTCCGTCGCCGAGACGTCGATGACCGGCAAGGGCGCGGAGCTGAACAAGGAGCATCTCTCCCAGCTCATCGTCGACGCCGTCTCGGCAGTCACCGTCGACGACACGCCCGACCTGGAGTTCCTCAACATCGAGACCCAGACCGGCCGCTCGGCCGGCGAGTCCGAGCTGATCAACGGCGGCACCGTCAGCAAGGACCCCGTCCACGACGACATGCCCACGTCCGTCGAGGACGCCGACGTCCTCCTGCTCGACCAGGCCATCGAGGTCGAGGAGACCAACGTCGACACCGAGGTCTCCGTGACGGACCCCGACCAGCTCCAGCAGTTCCTCGACCAGGAGGAGGAGCAGCTCAAGGAGAAGGTCGACAAGATCGCCGCCTCCGGCGCTGACGTCGTCTTCTGCCAGAAGGGCATCGACGACCTCGCCCAGCACTACCTCGCGAAGGAGGGCATCCTCGCCGTCCGCCGCGCGAAGAAGTCCGACATCGAGTTCCTCAAGGAGGTCGTCGGCGCGAACATCGTCTCCGACCTCAACAGCCTCTCCGCGGACGACCTCGGCTTCGGCGACGTGACCCGCGACGCCGAGGACGAGCTGTTCTACGTCACGGGCGAGGACACCCACGGCGTGACGCTCATCCTCCGCGGCTCGACCGACCACGTGGTCGACGAGCTGGAGCGCGGCGTCAACGACGCGCTCGACGTCGTCGCCCAGACCGTCTCCGACGGCCGCGTCGTCGCCGGCGGCGGTGCCATCGAGGTCGAGGTCGCCAGCCGCCTGCGCGACTTCGCCGACGGCGTCGAGGGCCGCGAGCAGCTGGCCGTCGAGGCGTTCGCCGACTCGCTGGAGCTCGTCCCGCGCGTCCTCGCCGAGAACGCCGGGCTGGACTCCATCGACACGCTCGTCGACCTGCGCGCCGACCACGAGGCCGGCGACGTCCGCGCGGGCCTGAACGTGTTCTCCTCCAGCGTCGAGGACACCTTTGACGCCGGCGTCGTCGAGCCCGCACACGCCAAGGAGCAGGCGCTCTCGTCTGCCACCGAGGCCGCGAACCTCGTGCTCAAGATCGACGACATCATCTCCGCCGGCGACCTCTCGACCGACAAGGAGGACGACGAGGCCGGCGGCCCCGGCGGTGCCGGCGGCATGGGCGGCATGGGCGGCGGCATGGGCGGCATGATGTAA
- the citZ gene encoding citrate synthase, producing the protein MSDELKKGLEGVLVAESGLSHIDGDEGRLVYRGYAIEDLAREASYEEVLYLLWHGHLPDAGELATFADEMAAEREVDDGVLATVRELAEQDEDPMAALRTAVSMLSAYDPDDSDHAPDDREANLRKGRRLTAKIPTILAAYNRIRNGQEPVAPREDLDHAANFLYMLNGEEPDDVLAETFDMALVLHADHGLNASTFAAMVTSSTLADLHSAVTSAIGTLSGGLHGGANQNVMRMLKEVDDSDKEPVTWVEDALDEGRRVPGFGHRVYNVKDPRAKILGEESEALGEAAGDTKWYEYSVAIEEYMAEEKGIAPNVDFYSASTYYQMGIPIDIYTPIFAMSRAGGWIAHVLEQYEDNRLIRPRARYVGAESEEFVPVDER; encoded by the coding sequence ATGTCCGACGAGCTGAAGAAGGGGCTTGAGGGTGTGCTTGTCGCGGAGTCCGGGCTGAGCCACATCGACGGCGACGAGGGTCGTCTCGTCTACCGCGGCTACGCCATCGAGGACCTGGCACGGGAGGCGAGCTACGAGGAGGTCCTCTACCTGCTCTGGCACGGCCACCTCCCGGACGCGGGGGAGCTCGCCACGTTCGCCGACGAGATGGCGGCCGAGCGCGAGGTCGACGACGGCGTGCTGGCGACCGTCCGGGAGCTCGCCGAGCAGGACGAGGACCCGATGGCCGCGCTCCGGACCGCGGTGTCGATGCTCTCTGCCTACGACCCGGACGACTCCGACCACGCGCCGGACGACCGGGAAGCCAACCTCCGGAAGGGCCGCCGGCTCACCGCGAAGATCCCGACGATCCTCGCAGCGTACAACCGGATCCGGAACGGGCAAGAGCCCGTCGCACCCCGGGAGGACCTCGACCACGCCGCGAACTTCCTCTACATGCTGAACGGCGAGGAGCCCGACGACGTGCTCGCCGAGACGTTCGACATGGCGCTGGTGCTCCACGCCGACCACGGCCTGAACGCCTCGACGTTCGCCGCGATGGTCACCTCCAGCACGCTCGCGGACCTGCACAGCGCCGTCACCTCCGCCATCGGGACGCTGTCGGGCGGCCTGCACGGCGGCGCGAACCAGAACGTGATGCGGATGCTGAAGGAGGTCGACGACAGCGACAAGGAGCCGGTGACGTGGGTCGAGGACGCGCTAGACGAGGGTCGGCGCGTCCCCGGCTTCGGCCACCGCGTGTACAACGTCAAGGACCCCCGCGCGAAGATCCTCGGCGAGGAGTCCGAGGCGCTCGGCGAGGCCGCCGGCGACACGAAGTGGTACGAGTACAGCGTCGCCATCGAGGAGTACATGGCCGAGGAGAAAGGCATCGCGCCCAACGTCGACTTCTACTCCGCCTCGACGTACTACCAGATGGGCATCCCGATCGACATCTACACCCCCATCTTCGCGATGAGCCGCGCCGGCGGCTGGATCGCTCACGTGCTCGAACAGTACGAGGACAACCGCCTCATCCGGCCGCGCGCCCGGTACGTCGGTGCCGAGAGCGAGGAGTTCGTCCCGGTCGACGAGCGCTGA
- the lrp gene encoding HTH-type transcriptional regulator Lrp, with protein sequence MTYENLDAELVNALLNDGRASLRSLGEELDVSVTTVSNHLSDLEEEGVIDGYTPVVDYSALGYDVTAIIQLKVEGNALPDITGRLEGHKQMISVYEVTGNYDIIAIGKFQDTDGMNAQIKKLLTDPDINESNTSVVLDAASENEQFELDIQD encoded by the coding sequence ATGACGTACGAAAATCTCGACGCGGAGCTAGTGAATGCACTTTTGAACGACGGTCGCGCGAGCCTGCGGAGCCTCGGCGAGGAACTGGACGTCTCGGTGACGACGGTGTCGAACCACCTCTCGGACCTGGAGGAGGAGGGCGTCATCGACGGGTACACACCGGTCGTCGACTACAGCGCGCTCGGCTACGACGTGACGGCGATCATCCAGCTGAAAGTCGAGGGGAACGCCCTCCCGGACATCACCGGCCGGCTCGAGGGCCACAAGCAGATGATAAGCGTGTACGAGGTCACCGGCAACTACGACATCATCGCCATCGGCAAGTTCCAGGACACCGACGGGATGAACGCCCAGATCAAGAAACTGCTGACGGACCCGGACATCAACGAGAGCAACACCAGCGTCGTACTGGACGCCGCCAGCGAGAACGAGCAGTTCGAACTGGATATCCAGGACTAA
- a CDS encoding YihY/virulence factor BrkB family protein, with amino-acid sequence MRRSVTGAVGFVRSVVAVVRERQVTFLAAGIAYYAFVSLVPLLLLALVVASVLGGDALADAVVATADQLLTPTGADLIRDALTADAGRGGATLVGVGGLLWGGLKVFRGLDSAFSQVFGTTDEGTLVTELRDGAVVLFAVGAGGAAVAGVAAAVAVLGGPFAGELASLAGFLTLVVVFLPLYYVFPNVPLSLRDALPGAVLAATGWTVLGTGFRVYAASADAYAAYGVLGGVLLLVTWLYVGAILLMLGAVVNAVRTGYADRADRQVQHPGGRQLRTTRPMTEEDDTAATGGPSADDPDTAPGADDEEADDGEDLEAEVERLREELAAFEDDIEDRTVHREEIEHDLKRYVRRRVRRGHARGWGPYLVLLYGTAMTIGAFYLLSGGWAILAMLVVWLSTLGLYVLMMLVGAGLSVLGLPGRLRNAVGDWRS; translated from the coding sequence GTGCGCCGGAGCGTCACTGGAGCCGTCGGATTCGTGCGGAGCGTCGTCGCCGTCGTGCGGGAGCGACAGGTCACGTTCCTGGCAGCCGGCATCGCGTACTACGCCTTCGTCTCGCTGGTGCCGCTGCTGTTGCTCGCGCTGGTCGTGGCGAGCGTGCTGGGCGGCGACGCGCTTGCCGATGCGGTCGTCGCTACCGCCGACCAGCTCCTCACGCCGACCGGGGCGGACCTGATCCGGGACGCGCTGACGGCCGACGCCGGCCGGGGCGGCGCGACGCTCGTCGGCGTCGGCGGGCTGCTGTGGGGCGGTCTGAAGGTGTTCCGCGGCCTCGACAGCGCGTTCTCGCAGGTGTTCGGCACGACCGACGAGGGGACGCTGGTCACCGAACTGCGCGACGGCGCGGTCGTCCTGTTCGCGGTCGGCGCGGGCGGAGCCGCGGTCGCCGGCGTCGCCGCGGCGGTCGCCGTCCTCGGCGGCCCGTTCGCGGGCGAGCTGGCGTCGCTGGCGGGCTTTCTCACGCTCGTCGTCGTCTTCCTCCCGCTGTACTACGTGTTCCCGAACGTACCGCTGTCGCTCCGGGACGCCCTGCCGGGGGCCGTCCTCGCTGCGACCGGGTGGACGGTGCTCGGCACCGGGTTCCGCGTGTACGCCGCCAGCGCCGACGCGTACGCCGCCTACGGCGTCCTCGGCGGCGTCCTGCTGCTGGTGACGTGGCTGTACGTCGGCGCGATACTGCTCATGCTCGGTGCGGTGGTCAACGCCGTCAGGACCGGGTACGCCGACCGGGCGGACCGGCAAGTACAACACCCGGGCGGTCGACAGTTACGGACGACCCGACCGATGACCGAGGAGGACGACACGGCCGCGACCGGTGGACCATCGGCTGACGACCCTGACACGGCTCCCGGCGCGGACGACGAGGAAGCGGACGACGGGGAGGACCTCGAAGCCGAGGTCGAGCGGCTCCGCGAGGAGCTGGCGGCGTTCGAGGACGATATCGAGGACCGGACGGTCCACCGCGAGGAGATAGAGCACGACCTGAAACGGTACGTCCGCAGGCGGGTCCGACGGGGCCACGCCCGCGGCTGGGGGCCGTACCTCGTCCTGCTGTACGGCACCGCGATGACGATCGGCGCGTTCTACCTGCTGTCGGGCGGCTGGGCGATCCTCGCCATGCTCGTCGTCTGGCTGTCGACGCTCGGCCTCTACGTCCTGATGATGCTGGTGGGCGCGGGACTTTCGGTGCTCGGCCTGCCCGGTCGCCTGCGGAACGCGGTCGGCGACTGGCGCTCATGA
- a CDS encoding SOS response-associated peptidase, giving the protein MCGRYSLFAPREDVADLLGVDPGAATAVEPRYNMAPGQDLPVVRDAAADRVERLRWGLVPPWADDDGSGLINARAETVADKPSFRDAFAQSHAADGPRAGRCLVPADGFYEWVETDGGKRPYRVAFEDDRPFLMAGLWATWETEVEQVGLDAFGDGDPETETRRVDSFTVVTTEPNDLVADLHHRMAVILDDDAAERWLTADPDDALDLLDTYPADEMRAYPVSTAVNDPSNDSPALVEPAD; this is encoded by the coding sequence ATGTGTGGTCGCTACAGCCTGTTCGCCCCGCGAGAGGACGTGGCCGACCTGCTCGGCGTCGACCCCGGGGCGGCGACGGCGGTCGAACCGCGGTACAACATGGCCCCCGGTCAGGACCTCCCCGTCGTGCGCGACGCCGCCGCCGACCGCGTCGAACGCCTTCGCTGGGGGCTGGTACCCCCCTGGGCCGACGACGACGGGTCGGGACTGATCAACGCCCGAGCGGAGACCGTCGCGGACAAGCCGAGCTTTCGGGACGCGTTCGCACAGTCCCACGCGGCCGACGGCCCGCGGGCCGGGCGGTGTCTCGTTCCCGCTGACGGGTTCTACGAGTGGGTCGAAACCGACGGCGGGAAACGGCCCTACCGCGTCGCGTTCGAGGACGACCGGCCGTTCCTGATGGCCGGCCTCTGGGCGACGTGGGAGACCGAAGTGGAACAGGTGGGTCTCGACGCGTTCGGCGACGGCGACCCGGAGACGGAGACACGACGCGTCGACTCCTTCACCGTCGTCACGACCGAACCGAACGACCTCGTCGCCGACCTCCACCACCGGATGGCGGTCATCCTCGACGACGACGCGGCCGAGCGGTGGCTCACCGCCGACCCCGACGACGCGCTCGACCTGCTCGACACGTATCCGGCCGACGAGATGCGTGCCTACCCGGTGTCGACCGCCGTCAACGACCCGTCGAACGACTCGCCGGCGCTCGTCGAACCCGCCGACTAG
- a CDS encoding haloacid dehalogenase type II: protein MALDTDAVEAVAFDSYGTLVDPGSVTDALGEHVDDPELVAERWRTRSLEYAFVATSTGEYDTFYELNRHALRQALHTVDADLSADERDEVLAAYHDLTVFDDVRPGMERLADAGYDLYVLSNGNPEMLDSMADSVGLDGLVEEYVSADEIRRFKPAPEIYEHGAERIGVPPERVAFVAAGWWDVPGALHAGMQGVWVNRADDIWGPYEVEPDLTVAAFDELADELDA, encoded by the coding sequence ATGGCACTCGACACCGACGCCGTCGAGGCGGTGGCGTTCGACTCCTACGGGACGCTCGTCGACCCCGGATCGGTGACGGACGCGCTCGGCGAGCACGTCGACGACCCCGAACTGGTCGCCGAGCGCTGGCGGACCCGGTCGCTGGAGTACGCCTTCGTCGCCACGTCGACCGGCGAGTACGACACCTTCTACGAGCTGAACCGCCACGCGCTGCGGCAGGCGCTTCACACCGTCGATGCCGACCTCTCGGCCGACGAGCGCGACGAGGTGCTCGCGGCCTACCACGACCTGACCGTCTTCGACGACGTCCGGCCCGGGATGGAGCGGCTCGCCGACGCCGGCTACGACCTGTACGTGCTCTCGAACGGGAACCCCGAGATGCTCGACTCGATGGCCGACAGCGTCGGTCTCGACGGGCTCGTCGAGGAGTACGTCAGCGCCGACGAGATCCGCCGGTTCAAGCCGGCACCCGAGATCTACGAGCACGGCGCGGAGCGCATCGGCGTGCCGCCCGAGCGCGTCGCGTTCGTCGCGGCGGGCTGGTGGGACGTACCGGGCGCGCTCCACGCCGGGATGCAGGGTGTCTGGGTGAACCGGGCGGACGACATCTGGGGCCCCTACGAGGTCGAACCGGACCTGACCGTGGCGGCGTTCGACGAACTGGCCGACGAACTCGACGCGTAG
- a CDS encoding DUF7511 domain-containing protein: MSTNTPTTDSGSPGEELHAVTVANDGEPDECTLYPRGSTGLDRMSTWITAEGGAFVDLDSVR; encoded by the coding sequence ATGAGCACGAACACGCCGACAACCGATTCGGGGTCGCCTGGGGAGGAACTACACGCCGTTACCGTGGCGAACGACGGGGAGCCGGACGAGTGTACGCTCTACCCGCGAGGGAGCACCGGTCTCGACCGGATGTCGACGTGGATCACGGCCGAGGGCGGGGCGTTCGTCGACCTCGACTCGGTCAGGTAG
- a CDS encoding RidA family protein, translated as MKRVIETPDAPAAVGAYSQGTTDGSIVFTAGQIPMTADGDLLDDESITVQTRQALENVSAILEEEGATVEDALKVTVYMDDIDDFDEMNEAYKEYFLDNPPARSAVEVAALPKGVGVEIEAIATLD; from the coding sequence ATGAAACGCGTCATCGAGACACCCGACGCCCCCGCCGCAGTGGGCGCGTACAGTCAGGGAACGACGGACGGATCGATCGTCTTTACCGCGGGCCAGATCCCCATGACGGCCGACGGCGACCTGCTCGACGACGAGTCAATCACCGTCCAGACGCGGCAGGCGCTGGAGAACGTCTCGGCTATCCTCGAGGAGGAGGGCGCGACGGTCGAGGACGCCCTGAAGGTGACGGTGTACATGGACGACATCGACGACTTCGACGAGATGAACGAGGCGTACAAGGAGTACTTCCTCGACAACCCGCCCGCCAGAAGCGCCGTCGAGGTCGCCGCCCTGCCGAAGGGCGTCGGCGTCGAGATCGAGGCGATCGCCACGCTCGATTGA